From a single Okeanomitos corallinicola TIOX110 genomic region:
- a CDS encoding TIGR03032 family protein, whose amino-acid sequence MNTTKPQLEITASRQFVPWLYEQHLSLVFTTYQAGKVFFIGLEPTGKLAIFERTLDRCMGLYATGNSLYISTLYQLWRFENTLAPGEIHNNHDAIYLPQVGYITGDLDIHDIVVDDKQQIVFANTLFSCLATVSQTHSFVPVWQPPFISKLAAEDRCHLNGLALKDGKPKYVSVISQSDVNEGWRQKRVGGGCIIDIDSNEIVLAGLSMPHSPRWYQDKLWLLNSGTGEFGYADLQTGKFQAITFCPGYQRGLAFHHNFAIVGISESRHTKTLSGLPLDDKLMDKDTAARCGLLVIDLKTGDIVHSLNIEGVVNELYDIAVLPQIRRPMAIGFRSDEIRRVITIGNNDTF is encoded by the coding sequence ATGAACACAACAAAGCCTCAACTAGAAATTACTGCATCTAGACAATTTGTACCTTGGCTATATGAACAACATCTCAGCCTTGTATTTACGACTTACCAAGCCGGTAAAGTATTTTTCATCGGCTTAGAACCAACTGGTAAACTAGCCATATTCGAGCGCACCCTAGACAGGTGTATGGGCTTATACGCCACAGGCAACAGCCTCTATATTAGCACCCTTTATCAACTGTGGCGATTTGAAAACACCCTCGCACCAGGGGAAATCCACAATAATCATGATGCCATCTATTTGCCCCAAGTTGGTTACATCACAGGGGACTTAGATATTCACGATATTGTCGTTGATGACAAGCAACAAATAGTTTTTGCTAACACCCTATTTAGCTGTTTAGCCACCGTCAGCCAAACCCATAGTTTTGTCCCAGTTTGGCAACCACCATTCATCTCTAAACTCGCAGCAGAGGATAGATGTCACCTCAACGGCTTGGCATTAAAAGATGGCAAACCTAAATACGTCAGCGTCATTAGTCAGTCGGATGTTAACGAGGGCTGGCGACAAAAGCGGGTAGGAGGCGGTTGCATCATAGATATTGACAGTAACGAAATAGTCCTAGCAGGGCTATCCATGCCCCATTCTCCCCGGTGGTATCAAGACAAATTGTGGTTACTCAATTCTGGTACAGGGGAATTTGGTTATGCAGATTTACAAACAGGAAAATTTCAAGCCATAACCTTTTGTCCAGGCTATCAAAGAGGACTGGCATTTCATCACAACTTTGCCATTGTAGGTATTTCCGAATCTCGTCATACCAAAACCCTCAGCGGCTTACCTCTAGATGACAAGTTGATGGACAAAGATACTGCGGCTAGGTGCGGTTTGTTGGTTATAGACCTAAAAACAGGGGATATCGTTCACTCTCTCAACATCGAAGGCGTAGTTAACGAATTGTATGACATAGCAGTATTACCACAAATTCGTCGTCCGATGGCGATCGGTTTTCGCAGTGACGAAATTAGACGAGTAATTACCATTGGCAACAATGATACTTTTTAG